One part of the Humulus lupulus chromosome 9, drHumLupu1.1, whole genome shotgun sequence genome encodes these proteins:
- the LOC133800769 gene encoding alanine--glyoxylate aminotransferase 2 homolog 2, mitochondrial-like — translation MQRFLTRKVLSGRELHGWQRCFSHAAQKEASLHDNGVADVAIPKIPHFDYSPPPYEGPSADEILAKRKEYLSPSMFYFYNKPLNVVDGKKQYLFDDTGRRYLDAFGGIATVCCGHCHPDVVDAIVSQTKRLQHSTILYLNRAIADFAEALASKLPGNLKVVFFTNSGTEANELAMMIARLYTGCHDIISLRNAYHGNAAGTMGATAQCNWKFNVVQSGVHHAQNPDPYRGVFGSDGEKYARDVQEIIEFGTSGSVAAFISEAIQGVGGIVELAPGYLSAAYSSVKKAGGLCIADEVQSGFGRTGSHFWGFETQGVVPDIVTMAKGIGNGIPLGAVVTTPEIAEVLTRRNYFNTFGGNPVCTAAGLAVLKVIEKEKLQENAFIVGTYLKERLTALKDKYEVIGDVRGRGLMLGVELVTDHQLKTPAKAETLHIMDQMKDLGVLIGKGGYHGNVFRITPPLCFNKEDADFLVDALVYSMAKL, via the exons ATGCAGAGATTCTTGACGCGGAAGGTATTATCGGGAAGAGAATTACATGGGTGGCAGCGTTGCTTCTCTCATGCAGCTCAGAAAGAGGCCTCACTCCACGACAATGGCGTCGCCGATGTTGCCATCCCTAAAATCCCTCACTTCGATTACTCTCCACCGCCGTACGAAGGTCCCTCTGCCGATGAGATTTTGGCCAAGCGCAAGGAGTATCTCAGCCCTTCCATGTTCTACTTCTACAACAAACCG CTGAACGTGGTGGATGGAAAGAAGCAGTACTTGTTCGACGATACTGGGCGGAGATATCTGGACGCATTTGGAGGGATTGCTACGGTGTGCTGTGGCCACTGCCACCCTGATGTGGTTGACGCCATCGTTTCCCAAACAAAACGCTTACAACACTCCACCATCCTCTACCTCAACCGCGCCATAGCTGATTTTGCTGAGGCTCTCGCATCCAAGTTGCCTGGAAATCTCAAG GTGGTGTTCTTTACGAACTCTGGGACTGAAGCTAATGAGTTAGCGATGATGATAGCGAGATTGTACACGGGTTGCCATGATATTATATCGTTGAGAAACGCGTACCACGGTAACGCTGCTGGGACCATGGGGGCCACCGCACAGTGCAACTGGAAATTTAATGTCGTACAG AGTGGAGTTCATCATGCTCAAAACCCAGACCCGTATAGAGGAGTTTTTGGTTCAGATGGAGAGAAGTATGCTAGAGACGTCCAAGAAATCATTGAGTTCGGAACTTCTGGAAGCGTTGCTGCTTTTATATCTGAAGCTATACAA GGAGTAGGAGGAATTGTTGAATTGGCACCAGGTTACTTGTCTGCAGCATATAGCAGCGTAAAGAAAGCAGGTGGCCTTTGTATTGCAGACGAGGTCCAATCTGGGTTTGGTCGCACTGGGAGCCACTTCTGGGGATTTGAGACCCAGGGCGTCGTGCCTGACATAGTAACAATGGCAAAG GGCATTGGGAACGGCATTCCCCTTGGTGCTGTTGTAACCACCCCGGAGATTGCAGAGGTCCTGACTCGCCGCAATTACTTTAACACTTTTGGTGGAAATCCTGTATGCACAGCTGCAGGACTAGCTGTTTTGAAGGTGATTGAGAAAGAAAAGCTTCAGGAGAATGCATTTATTGTTGGTACCTATCTCAAAGAGAGACTTACCGCTCTCAAGGACAAATATGAAG TTATTGGAGACGTGAGGGGAAGAGGACTAATGCTTGGAGTTGAACTGGTCACCGATCATCAGTTGAAAACCCCTGCCAAAGCTGAAACTTTACATATCATGGACCAAATGAAAG ATCT